The following are from one region of the Oncorhynchus nerka isolate Pitt River linkage group LG8, Oner_Uvic_2.0, whole genome shotgun sequence genome:
- the LOC115133175 gene encoding troponin T, cardiac muscle-like isoform X1: MPNVAPPKLPEGDGKVDFDDLHRKRQEKDMAELTSLIESHFVQRKKDEDELISLVNRIEKRRTERAEQQRIRAEQEKERQARLAEEKERREQDEQRRKHDDDAKKKKALTTMTHTYGGIQQKQEGKKGAKKQTEREKKKKILADRRKALIIDHLNEDKLKEKANELWQWMMELEAEKFDLSEKLKKQKYDMNVLQTRINEQQKFAKGRGKAKAVRR; this comes from the exons ATGCCAAATGTTGCCCCTCCAAAGCTACCAGAGGGGGATGGTAAAGTCGATTTTGAC GACCTGCATAGGAAGCGTCAAGAGAAGGACATGGCTGAGCTGACCTCTCTGATTGAGTCTCACTTTGTCCAGAGGAAGAAAGATGAAGATGAGCTCATCAGTCTCGTCAACAGGATC gagaaGCGTCGTACCgagagggcagagcagcagaggatTCGTGctgagcaagagaaagagaggcaggccCGTCTAGCC gaagagaaagagaggagggagcaagATGAACAGCGTAGGAAGCACGATGATGATGCTAAGAAGAAGAAGGCCCTCACTACCATGACTCACACGTACGGTGGCATCCAACAGAAG CAAGAGGGCAAGAAGGGAGCCAAGAAGCAGactgagagagaaaagaagaagaagattCTGGCTGACAGAAGGAAGGCTCTGATCATCGACCATCTCAACGAGGACAAACTCAA GGAGAAGGCCAATGAGCTGTGGCAGTGGATGATGGAGCTGGAGGCGGAGAAGTTCGACCTCAGCGAGAAACTGAAGAAGCAGAAATACGAC ATGAATGTTCTCCAGACCCGAATCAATGAGCAGCAGAAGTT TGCCAAAGGCAGAGGCAAGGCCAAGGCGGTCAGGAGGTAA
- the LOC115133175 gene encoding troponin T, cardiac muscle-like isoform X2: MPNVAPPKLPEGDGKVDFDDLHRKRQEKDMAELTSLIESHFVQRKKDEDELISLVNRIEKRRTERAEQQRIRAEQEKERQARLAEEKERREQDEQRRKHDDDAKKKKALTTMTHTYGGIQQKQEGKKGAKKQTEREKKKKILADRRKALIIDHLNEDKLKEKANELWQWMMELEAEKFDLSEKLKKQKYDINQLLARVQDHQSAKGRGKAKAVRR, from the exons ATGCCAAATGTTGCCCCTCCAAAGCTACCAGAGGGGGATGGTAAAGTCGATTTTGAC GACCTGCATAGGAAGCGTCAAGAGAAGGACATGGCTGAGCTGACCTCTCTGATTGAGTCTCACTTTGTCCAGAGGAAGAAAGATGAAGATGAGCTCATCAGTCTCGTCAACAGGATC gagaaGCGTCGTACCgagagggcagagcagcagaggatTCGTGctgagcaagagaaagagaggcaggccCGTCTAGCC gaagagaaagagaggagggagcaagATGAACAGCGTAGGAAGCACGATGATGATGCTAAGAAGAAGAAGGCCCTCACTACCATGACTCACACGTACGGTGGCATCCAACAGAAG CAAGAGGGCAAGAAGGGAGCCAAGAAGCAGactgagagagaaaagaagaagaagattCTGGCTGACAGAAGGAAGGCTCTGATCATCGACCATCTCAACGAGGACAAACTCAA GGAGAAGGCCAATGAGCTGTGGCAGTGGATGATGGAGCTGGAGGCGGAGAAGTTCGACCTCAGCGAGAAACTGAAGAAGCAGAAATACGAC ATCAATCAGCTTCTGGCCCGTGTCCAGGACCACCAGAG TGCCAAAGGCAGAGGCAAGGCCAAGGCGGTCAGGAGGTAA
- the LOC115133177 gene encoding dynamin-1-like protein isoform X2, with protein sequence MEALIPVINKLQDVFNTVGADIIQLPQIAVVGTQSSGKSSVLESLVGKDMLPRGTGVVTRRPLILQLVHVDPGDGRKMKDENGVEGDEWGKFLHTKNKIYPDFSEIRQEIENETERISGINKGISDEPIHLKIFSPNVVNLTLVDLPGITKVPVGDQPQDIEVQIRELILKHISNPNSIILAVTAANTDMATSEALKVAREVDPDGRRTLAVVTKLDLMDAGTDAMDALLGRVIPVKLGLIGVVNRSQLDINNKKSVSDAIRDEHAFLQKKYPSLANRNGTKYLSRTLNRLLMHHIRDCLPELKTRINVLATQYQSLLSSYGQPVEDQNATLLQLITKFAAEYCHTIEGTAKYIETAELCGGARICYIFHETFGRTLESVDPLGGLNTIDILTAIRNATGPRPSLFVPEVSFELLVKKQVKRLEEPSLRCVELVHEEMQRIIQHCSNYSTQELLRFPKLHDAIVEVVTSLLRKRLPITNEMVHNLVAIELAYINTKHPDFADACGVMNNNIEESRRNRMRELPAAVPRDKPPGAGPQGDQEGTGNWRGMLKKGDEGAPGSGPASPHKGLAVNLLDVPVPVARKLSSREQRDCEVIERLIKSYFLIVRKNIQDSVPKAVMHFLVNHVKDSLQSELVGQLYKSSLLNDLLTESEDMAQRRKEAADMLEALQKASQVIAEIRETHLW encoded by the exons ATGGAGGCTCTAATCCCCGTTATAAACAAGCTTCAAGATGTCTTCAATACGGTGGGAGCAGACATAATACAGCTGCCGCAGATAGCAGTCGTTGGAACCCAG aGCAGTGGGAAGAGCTCTGTGTTGGAGAGCCTGGTTGGCAAGGACATGCTGCCCCGTGGGACAGGTGTAGTGACCCGCCGGCCACTCATCCTACAGCTAGTCCATGTGGATCCTGGAGATGGCAGGAAAATGAAAGATGAGAATG GCGTGGAAGGAGATGAATGGGGCAAGTTCTTACACACCAAAAACAAG ATCTACCCAGACTTCAGTGAAATCAGGCAGGAAATCGAAAATGAAACGGAAAGAATTTCCGGTATTAACAAG GGGATCAGCGATGAGCCTATTCACTTGAAGATTTTCTCTCCTAATGTGGTGAACCTCACTCTGGTGGATCTACCCGGCATCACCAAG GTCCCAGTGGGCGACCAGCCCCAAGACATAGAGGTGCAGATCAGAGAGCTGATCCTGAAGCACATCTCCAACCCCAACTCCATCATCCTGGCTGTGACCGCTGCCAACACAGACATGGCCACCTCAGAGGCCCTCAAAGTGGCCCGTGAGGTCGATCCCGACG GCAGGAGGACACTGGCGGTGGTGACCAAGCTGGACTTGATGGACGCTGGTACTGATGCTATGGACGCCCTGCTGGGCCGGGTCATCCCTGTCAAACTGGGCCTCATCGGAGTGGTCAACAG GAGTCAGTTGGACATCAACAATAAGAAGTCGGTGAGCGATGCCATCCGAGATGAACATGCTTTCCTGCAGAAGAAGTATCCCTCTCTCGCTAATCGAAATGGAACCAAGTATCTGTCCAGGACTCTGAACAG GTTACTGATGCACCACATCAGAGACTGTCTACCGGAGCTGAAAACGCGTATCAACGTACTGGCGACCCAGTACCAGTCTCTGTTGAGCAGCTACGGCCAGCCCGTTGAGGACCAGAATGCCACCCTTCTGCAGCTCATAACCAAATTCGCTGCAGAGTACTGCCACACTATCGAGGGCACTGCCAAGTACATTGAGACGGCCGAGCT ATGCGGTGGTGCCAGAATCTGTTACATATTTCACGAGACTTTTGGGCGAACATTAGAGTCAGTGGATCCCCTAGGAGGACTCAACACCATAGACATCCTGACCGCCATCAGGAACGCCACT gGCCCTCGCCCGTCTCTGTTTGTGCCCGAGGTGTCGTTTGAGCTGCTGGTGAAGAAGCAGGTGAAGAGACTGGAGGAGCCCAGCCTGCGCTGTGTAGAgctggtccatgaggagatgcagaGGATCATCCAACACTGCAGCAACTACAGCACACAG GAGTTGTTGAGATTTCCAAAGCTCCATGATGCCATAGTAGAAGTGGTCACCTCTCTGCTCAGGAAAAGGCTGCCTATCACCAATGAGATG GTGCATAATCTGGTGGCCATAGAGCTGGCCTACATCAACACCAAACACCCTGACTTTGCTGATGCCTGTGGGGTCAtgaacaacaacatagag GAGTCGAGGAGAAACCGAATGAGAGAGCTGCCCGCTGCCGTCCCCAGGGATAAG CCTCCCGGAGCAGGGCCCCAGGGGGACCAGGAGGGGACAGGGAACTGGAGAGGCATGCTGAAGAAAGGGGATGAGGGGGCCCCCGGCTCTGGCCCCGCCAGCCCCCATAAGGGCCTTGCCGTCAACCTGCTGGACGTG CCCGTTCCTGTTGCCAGGAAGTTGTCTTCTCGGGAGCAGCGTGACTGTGAGGTCATCGAGAGACTCATCAAGTCTTACTTTCTCATCGTCCGGAAAAACATCCAAGACAG CGTGCCTAAGGCAGTGATGCACTTCCTGGTGAACCATGTGAAGGACAGTCTGCAGAGTGAGCTGGTGGGTCAGCTCTATAAGTCTAGTCTTCTCAACGACCTGCTCACTGAGTCTGAGGACATGGCCCAGAGACGCAAGGAGGCTGCAGACATGCTAGAG GCTCTGCAGAAGGCCAGTCAGGTCATTGCTGAGATCAGAGAGACTCATCTGTGGTAA
- the LOC115133177 gene encoding dynamin-1-like protein isoform X1 translates to MEALIPVINKLQDVFNTVGADIIQLPQIAVVGTQSSGKSSVLESLVGKDMLPRGTGVVTRRPLILQLVHVDPGDGRKMKDENGVEGDEWGKFLHTKNKIYPDFSEIRQEIENETERISGINKGISDEPIHLKIFSPNVVNLTLVDLPGITKVPVGDQPQDIEVQIRELILKHISNPNSIILAVTAANTDMATSEALKVAREVDPDGRRTLAVVTKLDLMDAGTDAMDALLGRVIPVKLGLIGVVNRSQLDINNKKSVSDAIRDEHAFLQKKYPSLANRNGTKYLSRTLNRLLMHHIRDCLPELKTRINVLATQYQSLLSSYGQPVEDQNATLLQLITKFAAEYCHTIEGTAKYIETAELCGGARICYIFHETFGRTLESVDPLGGLNTIDILTAIRNATGPRPSLFVPEVSFELLVKKQVKRLEEPSLRCVELVHEEMQRIIQHCSNYSTQELLRFPKLHDAIVEVVTSLLRKRLPITNEMVHNLVAIELAYINTKHPDFADACGVMNNNIEESRRNRMRELPAAVPRDKSVVNGPVGQPPIPTEPPASVDAEGAKPPGAGPQGDQEGTGNWRGMLKKGDEGAPGSGPASPHKGLAVNLLDVPVPVARKLSSREQRDCEVIERLIKSYFLIVRKNIQDSVPKAVMHFLVNHVKDSLQSELVGQLYKSSLLNDLLTESEDMAQRRKEAADMLEALQKASQVIAEIRETHLW, encoded by the exons ATGGAGGCTCTAATCCCCGTTATAAACAAGCTTCAAGATGTCTTCAATACGGTGGGAGCAGACATAATACAGCTGCCGCAGATAGCAGTCGTTGGAACCCAG aGCAGTGGGAAGAGCTCTGTGTTGGAGAGCCTGGTTGGCAAGGACATGCTGCCCCGTGGGACAGGTGTAGTGACCCGCCGGCCACTCATCCTACAGCTAGTCCATGTGGATCCTGGAGATGGCAGGAAAATGAAAGATGAGAATG GCGTGGAAGGAGATGAATGGGGCAAGTTCTTACACACCAAAAACAAG ATCTACCCAGACTTCAGTGAAATCAGGCAGGAAATCGAAAATGAAACGGAAAGAATTTCCGGTATTAACAAG GGGATCAGCGATGAGCCTATTCACTTGAAGATTTTCTCTCCTAATGTGGTGAACCTCACTCTGGTGGATCTACCCGGCATCACCAAG GTCCCAGTGGGCGACCAGCCCCAAGACATAGAGGTGCAGATCAGAGAGCTGATCCTGAAGCACATCTCCAACCCCAACTCCATCATCCTGGCTGTGACCGCTGCCAACACAGACATGGCCACCTCAGAGGCCCTCAAAGTGGCCCGTGAGGTCGATCCCGACG GCAGGAGGACACTGGCGGTGGTGACCAAGCTGGACTTGATGGACGCTGGTACTGATGCTATGGACGCCCTGCTGGGCCGGGTCATCCCTGTCAAACTGGGCCTCATCGGAGTGGTCAACAG GAGTCAGTTGGACATCAACAATAAGAAGTCGGTGAGCGATGCCATCCGAGATGAACATGCTTTCCTGCAGAAGAAGTATCCCTCTCTCGCTAATCGAAATGGAACCAAGTATCTGTCCAGGACTCTGAACAG GTTACTGATGCACCACATCAGAGACTGTCTACCGGAGCTGAAAACGCGTATCAACGTACTGGCGACCCAGTACCAGTCTCTGTTGAGCAGCTACGGCCAGCCCGTTGAGGACCAGAATGCCACCCTTCTGCAGCTCATAACCAAATTCGCTGCAGAGTACTGCCACACTATCGAGGGCACTGCCAAGTACATTGAGACGGCCGAGCT ATGCGGTGGTGCCAGAATCTGTTACATATTTCACGAGACTTTTGGGCGAACATTAGAGTCAGTGGATCCCCTAGGAGGACTCAACACCATAGACATCCTGACCGCCATCAGGAACGCCACT gGCCCTCGCCCGTCTCTGTTTGTGCCCGAGGTGTCGTTTGAGCTGCTGGTGAAGAAGCAGGTGAAGAGACTGGAGGAGCCCAGCCTGCGCTGTGTAGAgctggtccatgaggagatgcagaGGATCATCCAACACTGCAGCAACTACAGCACACAG GAGTTGTTGAGATTTCCAAAGCTCCATGATGCCATAGTAGAAGTGGTCACCTCTCTGCTCAGGAAAAGGCTGCCTATCACCAATGAGATG GTGCATAATCTGGTGGCCATAGAGCTGGCCTACATCAACACCAAACACCCTGACTTTGCTGATGCCTGTGGGGTCAtgaacaacaacatagag GAGTCGAGGAGAAACCGAATGAGAGAGCTGCCCGCTGCCGTCCCCAGGGATAAG tCAGTAGTTAATGGTCCAGTCGGCCAGCCTCCCATTCCTACCGAGCCCCCTGCCTCTGTGGACGCGGAGGGTGCCAAG CCTCCCGGAGCAGGGCCCCAGGGGGACCAGGAGGGGACAGGGAACTGGAGAGGCATGCTGAAGAAAGGGGATGAGGGGGCCCCCGGCTCTGGCCCCGCCAGCCCCCATAAGGGCCTTGCCGTCAACCTGCTGGACGTG CCCGTTCCTGTTGCCAGGAAGTTGTCTTCTCGGGAGCAGCGTGACTGTGAGGTCATCGAGAGACTCATCAAGTCTTACTTTCTCATCGTCCGGAAAAACATCCAAGACAG CGTGCCTAAGGCAGTGATGCACTTCCTGGTGAACCATGTGAAGGACAGTCTGCAGAGTGAGCTGGTGGGTCAGCTCTATAAGTCTAGTCTTCTCAACGACCTGCTCACTGAGTCTGAGGACATGGCCCAGAGACGCAAGGAGGCTGCAGACATGCTAGAG GCTCTGCAGAAGGCCAGTCAGGTCATTGCTGAGATCAGAGAGACTCATCTGTGGTAA
- the LOC115133179 gene encoding dnaJ homolog subfamily B member 9 gives MATAQSVLMLAVCILMITEFILAQRDYYDILGVPKDASERQIKKAFHKLAMKYHPDRNKSPDAEAKFREIAEAYETLSDDKRRLEYDQFGHGPSPGEPGTGGGRSGQHFHQNFNFNFDDLFRDSDLFGHNQHSHHKRAFNSHFQAHQQAHQKAQNRHKRHFQGSFGGELFDDVFEDMEKMFSFNGHTGGADSRFQGSAKQHCRTVTQRRGNMVTTYTDCS, from the exons ATGGCCACAGCACAGTCAGTCTTAATGTTAGCAGTATGTATTCTCATGATAACTGAGTTCATATTGGCACAGAGGGACTACTATGACATCCTAGGTGTGCCAAAAGATGCCTCTGAGCGCCAGATCAAGAAGGCCTTCCATAAGCTAGCCATGAAGTACCATCCTGACCGAAACAAGAGTCCTGACGCAGAGGCAAAGTTCAGGGAAATAGCTGAGG CGTACGAGACGTTATCAGACGATAAGAGGAGACTGGAGTATGACCAGTTTGGACATGGCCCCTCCCCTGGTGAGCCAGGCACAGGAGGTGGGAGGAGTGGACAGCACTTCCACCAGAACTTTAACTTCAACTTTGATGACCTGTTCAGAGACTCTGACCTGTTCGGTCATAACCAGCACTCCCATCACAAGAGGGCCTTCAACAGCCACTTCCAGGCCCACCAACAGGCCCATCAGAAGGCCCAGAACAGGCACAAGAGACACTTCCAGGGCTCCTTTGGTGGAGAACTCTTTGATGACGTGTTTGAGGACATGGAGAAGATGTTCTCGTTTAATGGACACACAGGCGGGGCGGACAGCCGGTTCCAGGGCTCGGCAAAACAACACTGCAGGACAGTGACACAGCGCAGAGGGAACATGGTCACCACATACACAGACTGTTCTTGA
- the LOC115133178 gene encoding sugar phosphate exchanger 3-like — protein sequence MSSPCCGFLAQYTHHHLVAFLLTFFSYVLLHASRKTFSNVKVSISAQWTPSVQNASSPAFSPRETWEENNLFADSDEATLFLGVLDTIFLFSYAVGLYMSGVIGDRMNLRYVLSFGLCGSAIVEFVFGTLTEWLQFYNIYLYCGLWVLNGLLQSAVWPCVVAVMGNWFGKSGRGFVFGLWSACASVGNILGAFLASSVLKYGYEYAFLVTSVLQFAGGVVVFFGLLTSPKEVGLCLESETSLSPVERDADSHRPLMSDEEDEEEEGSEEVCDGGYYTIQQGDEEPRETPKAIGFCQAFCLPGVLPYSLAYACLKLVNYSFFFWLPFYLSRNFGWKEAQADRLSVWYDVGGIIGGTIQGLISDCMGKRAPVLAVSLLLAMGALVGYSHSPPDQVVNAALLATTGFFIGGPSNMISSAISADLGRQEALRGSQEALATVTGIVDGTGSIGAAAGQYLVSLIESKLGWMCVFYFFIVMTGGSIVFILPLIVTEIRAMWRDRQARTHQL from the exons ATGTCGTCCCCGTGCTGTGGCTTCCTGGCGCAGTACACCCACCATCACCTGGTCGCCTTCCTCCTCACCTTCTTTAG ctaTGTCCTCCTGCACGCCTCAAGGAAGACCTTCAGTAATGTGAAAGTGAGCATCTCAGCCCAGTGGACTCCCTCTGTGCAGAATGCCAGCTCTCCTGCCTTCTCACCCAGGGAG ACATGGGAGGAGAATAACCTGTTTGCAGACTCCGATGAAGCCACTCTGTTCCTGGGTGTCCTTGACACCATCTTCCTGTTTTCCTACGCCGTG GGCCTATATATGAGTGGAGTGATCGGAGACCGCATGAACCTCCGGTATGTCCTCTCCTTTGGTCTGTGTGGTTCAGCCATAGTG GAGTTTGTGTTTGGTACCCTGACTGAGTGGCTGCAGTTCTATAACATCTACCTGTACTGTGGCCTTTGGGTGCTGAACGGCCTACTGCAGTCTGCTGTCTGGCCCTGTGTGGTGGCAGTCATGGGGAACTGGTTCGGCAAGTCGGG gcgaggttttgtgtttggcctgtgGAGTGCCTGTGCCTCTGTTGGGAACATTCTGGGAGCTTTCCTGGCATCCAGTGTTCTCAAGTACGGATATGAG TATGCCTTCCTGGTCACTTCAGTGCTGCAGTTTgctggtggggtggtggtgttctTTGGTCTGCTCACCTCCCCTAAAGAAGTGG GTCTGTGTTTGGAGTCAGAGACAAGTCTGAGTCCAGtggagagagatgcagacagCCACAGGCCTCTGATGAGTGAtgaagaggatgaggaagaggagggatcGGAGGAGGTGTGTGACGGAGGGTACTACACCATCCAGCAGGGGGATGAGGAGCCGCGGGAAACACCCAAAGCCATCGGATTCTGCCAGGCCTTCTGCCTGCCCGGGGTGCTGCCT TATTCCCTGGCGTACGCGTGTCTGAAGCTGGTCAACTACTCCTTCTTCTTCTGGTTGCCCTTCTACCTGAGCAGGAACTTCGGCTGGAAGGAGGCCCAGGCCGACAGGCTCTCTGTGTGGTACGACGTGGGAGGCATCATAG gtgGTACGATCCAGGGCCTGATCTCAGACTGCATGGGGAAGAGAGCTCCAGTGTTAGCCGTCAGTCTGCTGCTGGCTATGGGAGCCCTGGTGGGGTACAGTC ACTCCCCTCCGGACCAGGTGGTGAATGCAGCTCTCCTGGCCACCACAGGTTTCTTCATAGGAGGGCCATCCAACATGATCAGCTCAGCCATCTCTGCAGACCTGGGGCGACAGGAGGCCCTCAGGGGCAGTCAGGAGGCTCTGGCTACCGTCACCGGCATAGTGGACGGGACTGGGAGTATTGGAGCTGCCGCgggacag TACTTGGTATCGCTGATCGAGAGCAAACTGGGCTGGATGTGTGTGTTCTACTTCTTCATAGTCATG ACGGGGGGCAGCATAGTCTTCATCTTGCCGCTGATCGTGACTGAGATTCGGGCCATGTGGAGGGACAGACAGGCAAGGACACACCAGCTGTGA
- the LOC115133180 gene encoding cyclin-dependent kinase inhibitor 1B-like: MASSLSSDGAMLVCGSMEELKRRAQGPVRRNLFGPVDHEQLQQDFQRHLCMTVESANKRWDFDFNAGRPATNSASMEWEEMKCQDVPAFYHSCVVKKPVIGIAGRRAESENVRLARASSPGSSSNGEEYLEVTTRESYRIQRSEKMLASQKAGAVKRRQAAITEFFVVKKRRAMHHKRSSL, from the exons ATggcatcatcattatcatctgaTGGGGCCATGCTGGTCTGTGGGAGTATGGAGGAGCTGAAGCGCAGGGCCCAGGGCCCGGTGAGAAGGAACCTGTTTGGGCCTGTGGACCACGAGCAGCTGCAACAGGACTTCCAGAGGCACCTGTGTATGACCGTGGAGTCGGCCAACAAGCGCTGGGACTTTGACTTCAACGCCGGCCGGCCGGCCACCAACAGCGCCAGCATGGAGTGGGAGGAGATGAAGTGCCAGGATGTGCCGGCGTTCTACCACAGCTGTGTGGTAAAGAAGCCGGTGATTGGCATCGCCGGGCGGAGGGCAGAGAGCGAGAATGTCAGGCTGGCGCGGGCATCATCTCCAGGGTCGTCCAGCAATGGAGAGGAGTACCTGGAGGTGACCACCAGGGAGAGCTATAGGATCCAGAGGTCGGAGAAGATGTTGGCCAGCCAGAAGGCAGGAGCAGTCAAACGGAGACAAGCCGCCATAACAG AATTCTTTGTTGTGAAGAAGAGGAGGGCCATGCACCACAAACGGTCCTCCCTGTAG